Proteins encoded within one genomic window of Cryptosporangium aurantiacum:
- a CDS encoding serine/threonine-protein kinase produces the protein MLSPGTMLSGRYRLNRRIAVGGMGEVWSGTDTLLQREVAVKALLPALVSDAEFIARFRTEARLMAALRHPGIVQVHDYGENALIDDDRLDFVVMELIDGEPLSKRIKAAGTLDVATALSIVTQAADALHAAHQAGIVHRDVKPSNLLLRPDGTTVLIDFGVARSADLAGLTNSKFIIGSPQYMAPEQATGGEISAASDIYALGAVAYCCLTGNPPFTGDTVQVITKLLQGGPVSLPPEVPAEVAALVLRALDRDPGKRHPTAAAFADAARAAGAAQAAQAAGAVTTVAPVVSSPPAAGPLFPAGSGFPEWPGVTPGAAVPQSPFVPAVPPGPAVPQAPTVPAVSQGPGVPQGPGVPQGPGVPQGPTESQGPTVPQAALFPQAPLVSQGPTVPQAPVVSQAPTVPRGPAVTQGPAGTPGLISSPPVFPSGPAFPPAPPAGAVRPATPDPQTGNRRRTAALAGVAGTIVLGLVAVLAVVAFRSGADPSEARAATTQAASSAPGAGHGESSLQPTSQVTASAAPTTQPAKSAPSSPAPSSPAPQPTQPSTAPPSTEPAPAPQPSPPPAAAPAPVPKRDVSACPSGYVCFWTGPDYTGDMGKLAGKNTTWASFPHASCPGGTWSACAASIYNNGANCKVQLFNQTNLKSAAGTSSLVLARQQGAPRLADVSMGSGSWNRQIRSNNWIC, from the coding sequence GTGCTCTCTCCCGGAACCATGCTCAGCGGTCGCTACCGGCTGAACCGCCGGATCGCGGTCGGCGGTATGGGAGAGGTGTGGTCAGGCACCGACACGCTGCTTCAACGCGAGGTCGCCGTCAAGGCGTTGTTACCCGCGTTGGTCTCGGATGCGGAGTTCATCGCCCGCTTCCGCACCGAGGCGCGGCTGATGGCGGCGCTGCGGCATCCGGGCATCGTCCAGGTTCACGACTACGGCGAGAACGCCCTGATCGACGACGACCGTCTCGACTTCGTCGTGATGGAACTCATCGACGGTGAGCCGCTGTCGAAGCGGATCAAGGCTGCCGGGACCCTCGACGTCGCCACCGCGCTGTCGATCGTGACCCAGGCCGCGGACGCGTTGCACGCCGCGCACCAGGCCGGGATCGTCCACCGCGACGTCAAGCCCAGCAACCTCCTGCTCCGACCGGACGGCACCACGGTCCTGATCGACTTCGGCGTCGCCCGCTCCGCAGACCTGGCCGGCCTGACCAACAGCAAGTTCATCATCGGGTCGCCGCAGTACATGGCACCCGAGCAAGCGACCGGTGGGGAGATCTCGGCCGCGAGCGACATTTACGCGCTGGGAGCGGTCGCCTACTGCTGCCTGACCGGGAACCCGCCGTTCACCGGGGACACCGTGCAGGTCATCACGAAGCTGCTGCAGGGCGGGCCGGTGAGTTTGCCGCCGGAAGTTCCGGCGGAGGTGGCGGCGCTGGTGCTGCGGGCTCTGGACCGGGACCCCGGGAAGCGTCACCCGACGGCGGCAGCGTTCGCGGACGCCGCCCGCGCGGCGGGGGCGGCGCAGGCCGCTCAGGCCGCGGGGGCGGTTACCACCGTCGCGCCGGTTGTTTCGTCGCCGCCGGCAGCCGGTCCGCTGTTTCCGGCGGGTTCCGGGTTTCCGGAGTGGCCGGGCGTCACGCCGGGGGCCGCCGTTCCCCAGAGTCCGTTCGTTCCCGCCGTTCCACCGGGGCCCGCCGTTCCGCAGGCGCCGACCGTTCCCGCCGTTTCACAGGGTCCCGGCGTCCCGCAAGGGCCCGGCGTCCCGCAAGGGCCCGGCGTCCCGCAAGGGCCCACCGAGTCCCAGGGGCCCACTGTTCCGCAGGCGGCGCTCTTTCCGCAGGCGCCGCTGGTTTCCCAGGGGCCCACCGTTCCGCAGGCCCCGGTCGTTTCGCAGGCGCCCACCGTTCCCCGAGGGCCCGCCGTCACACAGGGGCCCGCAGGGACGCCAGGGCTGATCTCCTCGCCGCCCGTCTTCCCCTCAGGCCCGGCGTTTCCTCCCGCGCCGCCCGCCGGAGCCGTTCGGCCCGCCACACCTGATCCGCAGACCGGCAACCGTCGCCGTACCGCAGCACTTGCCGGGGTCGCCGGGACGATCGTCCTCGGACTCGTTGCCGTGCTCGCCGTCGTGGCCTTTCGCTCGGGAGCCGACCCATCCGAGGCGCGAGCGGCGACCACCCAGGCCGCTTCCTCTGCACCGGGCGCGGGGCATGGCGAATCGAGCCTCCAACCGACCAGCCAGGTCACCGCATCTGCCGCGCCGACAACCCAGCCCGCCAAGTCCGCGCCGTCCTCGCCGGCTCCGTCTTCGCCGGCTCCCCAGCCCACCCAACCATCCACAGCCCCGCCCAGCACCGAGCCCGCACCCGCGCCACAGCCGAGCCCGCCACCCGCCGCAGCGCCGGCACCAGTCCCGAAGCGCGACGTCTCAGCCTGCCCGAGTGGCTACGTCTGCTTCTGGACCGGCCCGGACTACACCGGCGACATGGGCAAGCTGGCGGGGAAAAACACGACCTGGGCATCGTTCCCGCACGCCAGCTGCCCGGGCGGCACGTGGAGCGCCTGCGCCGCGTCGATCTACAACAACGGCGCCAACTGCAAGGTCCAATTGTTCAACCAGACCAACCTCAAGAGTGCGGCCGGGACGTCGTCGCTGGTCCTCGCCCGGCAACAGGGTGCGCCCCGACTGGCCGACGTCTCGATGGGCAGCGGCAGCTGGAATCGCCAGATCCGATCGAACAACTGGATCTGCTAG